One genomic region from Pecten maximus chromosome 5, xPecMax1.1, whole genome shotgun sequence encodes:
- the LOC117326884 gene encoding uncharacterized protein LOC117326884 yields the protein MDTTVHRRILFVRKFSSVTDPNGLVWGPMPAGRLKSGEISMLLYCISRLQDMTRKHFVAKLSWRGTVYIMYLSTLEKPNPFPSSGDFKPPGTTPYVAITLLTNVQWTELMSIYS from the exons ATGGATACAACTGTTCATCGGCGGATCTTGTTCGTCCGTAAATTTTCTTCAGTAACGGACCCCAACGGACTGGTCTGGGGCCCAATGCCAGCTGGGAGACTGAAATCGG GCGAGATCTCAATGCTACTGTACTGCATTTCAAGACTACAAGATATGACAAGAAAGCATTTCGTCGCGAAGCTGTCCTGGCGTGGAACGGTCTACATTATGTACCTATCGACGTTAGAAAAACCAAATCCGTTCCCGTCTTCAGGAGATTTTAAACCACCTGGGACAACTCCATATGTAGCTATAAC GTTGTTGACAAATGTTCAATGGACGGAGCTGATGAGTATCTACAGTTGA